One Clostridium estertheticum DNA segment encodes these proteins:
- a CDS encoding Ig-like domain-containing protein, with protein sequence MRVNSKKRIAFKSGFTLIELIVTIAILGIVLTMAYSMGDFGSTSFNNGSAKSDIQSNIRIASDYITKELRYSSDAVVLAEFPTTPYPNTNYIYVGNDGILKQYYNTDITNISGNTSNNMITTLQFQIKNSKTVEFNIQETYRKQTFQLGSSTLLLNIGDHTLVNGTGAVIAYTTEPIITNINAKPVQAISITAPLNSISINGGMLQLTSNLTPTDASIKAVTWSVDDGTLSTIDTNGLLKTITGIQGKNIKVTATAQDGSGVSGTYTVTTTGLSINRVTSFTIVSNYDCIFNGVGTLQMRVSGVNPVDAADPTVTWSIDQPSSIAIIDQNTGLLTAKTTNSNIIVVVTAKTRDGSNVTKTKDITINPKLTSIYITGGSTITRKSGLKLSCYANPGGNLATPSIGVSQLKWSVTGSNSANIGNDGLLKIGNVWGITLTVKAIATLNDGTNITVNQNINVQK encoded by the coding sequence TTGCGCGTTAATAGCAAGAAAAGAATAGCTTTTAAGTCCGGATTTACACTTATTGAATTAATTGTGACTATAGCAATACTTGGAATTGTATTAACAATGGCTTATTCTATGGGCGACTTTGGAAGTACCTCTTTTAATAATGGTTCTGCAAAATCAGATATACAATCAAATATCAGGATTGCGTCTGATTATATAACAAAAGAACTTAGGTATAGTAGCGATGCAGTGGTGTTAGCGGAGTTCCCTACCACTCCATATCCAAATACAAATTATATTTATGTTGGTAATGATGGAATACTAAAGCAATATTATAATACAGACATAACAAATATATCGGGAAATACTTCAAATAATATGATTACTACATTGCAATTTCAAATTAAAAATTCTAAAACAGTAGAGTTTAATATTCAAGAGACCTATAGAAAGCAGACCTTCCAATTAGGATCTTCAACACTATTATTGAATATAGGTGATCATACTTTGGTTAATGGGACTGGAGCAGTAATTGCGTATACAACTGAACCAATTATTACTAACATTAATGCTAAGCCAGTACAAGCAATAAGTATAACAGCACCATTAAATTCTATATCAATTAATGGTGGAATGTTGCAACTTACAAGTAACTTGACACCAACTGATGCTTCGATCAAAGCAGTAACTTGGTCTGTAGATGACGGTACTTTATCTACAATAGATACAAATGGTTTGCTAAAGACTATTACAGGTATTCAAGGGAAAAATATTAAAGTAACTGCAACTGCACAGGATGGAAGTGGGGTCAGCGGAACTTATACAGTGACAACAACAGGCTTATCAATAAATAGAGTAACATCCTTTACAATTGTATCCAATTACGATTGCATTTTCAATGGAGTTGGAACCCTTCAAATGAGAGTAAGTGGTGTAAATCCAGTGGATGCTGCAGATCCAACTGTAACTTGGTCAATTGATCAACCTAGTTCAATAGCAATAATTGATCAAAATACAGGGTTACTAACTGCTAAAACAACAAATTCTAATATAATTGTTGTAGTTACTGCCAAAACTAGGGATGGCTCAAATGTAACCAAAACAAAGGATATTACTATTAATCCTAAACTAACAAGTATTTATATTACTGGTGGAAGCACTATTACTAGAAAAAGTGGTCTTAAGCTTAGTTGTTATGCAAATCCAGGGGGAAATCTTGCAACACCCTCCATAGGAGTGAGTCAATTAAAATGGAGTGTAACTGGTAGCAATAGTG
- a CDS encoding PilX N-terminal domain-containing pilus assembly protein, whose product MISKKNKGSALIVVIMVMVIMTILGTAILNISLSETKQAAYEDKRIQAHYLARSGAEATLSAWKNPANVIKPSGVCNPVYLNNSNQFVDIQPSTSNMIGKFEVTIANPDSVTAIITSVGTVGNVIQTTTVTITTVTTQITDPPGPTVSGASLNWYSSNSGQGSEGNHVHGDNGVTVLVSDPGLKLVHGPVNYQADAINFTTGIWNFKYPLTLNAGMLIFNNPIDTNRNGSNDGKLILQVLPSASVPRTDKTGQWGRIEYKSQWYYYSNDTQILNDADFSSLDKISITDPNYPGSPKQQISNYSITWS is encoded by the coding sequence ATGATATCAAAGAAAAATAAGGGATCTGCCTTGATTGTTGTTATTATGGTTATGGTTATTATGACAATACTTGGTACGGCCATATTAAATATTAGCCTTTCAGAAACAAAACAAGCAGCCTATGAAGATAAAAGAATACAAGCCCATTACCTTGCACGCTCGGGTGCAGAAGCAACTTTAAGCGCATGGAAAAATCCTGCCAATGTTATTAAACCAAGTGGAGTATGTAATCCTGTGTATTTAAATAATTCAAACCAATTTGTCGATATTCAGCCATCAACCTCAAATATGATTGGCAAATTTGAGGTCACAATAGCAAATCCAGATAGTGTCACTGCCATAATTACTTCAGTGGGTACTGTAGGAAACGTTATTCAAACAACAACTGTAACTATTACAACTGTTACCACTCAGATTACGGATCCACCAGGTCCTACAGTTTCTGGGGCCAGTTTAAACTGGTATAGTTCAAATAGTGGTCAAGGAAGTGAAGGCAATCATGTACATGGGGACAATGGAGTAACTGTATTAGTTAGTGACCCAGGGTTAAAGCTTGTTCATGGGCCTGTAAATTACCAGGCAGATGCTATAAATTTCACAACTGGTATTTGGAACTTTAAATATCCATTAACATTAAATGCGGGTATGTTAATTTTTAATAATCCAATAGATACGAATAGGAATGGTAGTAATGATGGAAAGTTAATTTTACAGGTTCTACCATCGGCTAGCGTGCCTAGAACTGATAAAACGGGTCAATGGGGGAGAATAGAATACAAGTCACAATGGTACTATTATTCAAATGATACACAAATATTAAACGATGCTGATTTCAGTAGTTTAGACAAAATATCTATAACAGATCCTAATTATCCTGGTTCACCTAAACAACAAATTTCAAATTATTCAATAACATGGAGCTAA
- a CDS encoding type II secretion system F family protein: MITFKYKVMNHQGQKIEGTFKANSKNEVLAMIEDNNYYPIEIKETLEREQKDLFEAFSKVKTKDLYIFCRQFHTMINAGANISNTLDVLKKQAENKKLKKCLNEAHDDVQKGISLSEALGKHNDVFPDLLINMINTGEVSGNLDIIMSRMASHFEKENKINNQLKSAMVYPMVLAGLSVVVVVFLLTFIMPTFTGMFEGSGVPLPAPTRIVMGISKFIRTKWYILIVVIGGVVYGMKTYAKTPEGKLSLDGLKLKLPIIKDTTEKVIVSRFTRTLSTVLASGVPLVQALDVVQKVVGNKVAEKSLEVIKEKVLKGVSLGEAIGDESLFPVMLHSMIKIGEESGSLDDILDKTANFYDEELEASLKRLTTMIEPLMIIVMGVVIGFIVIAMMLPMFDMTKTVQ, translated from the coding sequence GTGATTACTTTTAAGTATAAAGTTATGAACCATCAAGGGCAGAAAATAGAAGGAACATTTAAGGCTAATAGTAAAAATGAAGTGTTAGCCATGATAGAGGATAATAATTACTATCCTATAGAAATTAAAGAAACATTAGAACGTGAGCAGAAGGATTTATTTGAAGCCTTTTCAAAAGTTAAAACAAAGGACTTATACATTTTCTGCAGGCAGTTTCACACTATGATAAATGCAGGCGCTAATATTTCTAATACATTAGATGTTTTAAAAAAACAAGCAGAGAACAAAAAATTGAAGAAATGCTTAAATGAAGCACATGATGATGTGCAGAAGGGGATCTCCCTTTCAGAAGCACTTGGAAAGCATAACGATGTGTTTCCCGATTTACTTATAAATATGATTAACACTGGTGAAGTCAGTGGTAATCTAGATATAATAATGAGTAGAATGGCATCTCATTTTGAAAAAGAAAATAAAATAAACAACCAACTTAAAAGTGCTATGGTTTATCCAATGGTACTAGCGGGCTTATCAGTGGTAGTAGTAGTTTTCCTTTTAACCTTTATAATGCCTACCTTTACAGGAATGTTTGAGGGCTCAGGGGTTCCGCTACCAGCACCCACCAGGATAGTTATGGGGATAAGTAAATTTATACGAACTAAATGGTACATACTAATTGTCGTTATAGGTGGAGTAGTTTATGGTATGAAAACTTATGCTAAAACTCCAGAAGGTAAATTATCACTAGATGGATTAAAATTAAAATTACCAATAATTAAAGATACTACAGAAAAAGTAATAGTATCTAGATTTACTAGAACACTATCTACAGTACTTGCTAGTGGTGTACCTTTGGTACAAGCCTTAGATGTAGTGCAAAAGGTAGTTGGAAATAAAGTAGCAGAGAAGAGCTTAGAAGTGATTAAAGAAAAAGTACTAAAAGGAGTATCTTTAGGAGAGGCGATAGGAGATGAATCACTATTTCCAGTAATGCTACACTCCATGATAAAAATAGGTGAAGAGTCAGGGTCACTAGATGACATATTAGACAAGACAGCAAATTTTTATGATGAAGAACTAGAAGCGTCACTGAAAAGATTAACTACAATGATAGAGCCACTTATGATAATAGTAATGGGAGTTGTTATAGGATTTATAGTTATTGCTATGATGTTGCCTATGTTTGATATGACTAAGACTGTTCAGTAA
- a CDS encoding NAD(P)H-binding protein: MGNKSALVLGASGLVGQDLTKILIDSSEYKEVTLLVRKKLNINSEKIQQEIVDFNNLEKYHSLFDVDSVFCCLGTTIKIAKTKENFKKVDLEYPMASAQITKGAGKGRFFVISAFGSNEKSKIFYNSVKGTLERKLKDMNLDTLHIFRPSILMGDRKDFRLGERITLALCKILPFVFIGNLKKYKPTKTKDLALAMYKASLNVHQGNYVHEPEEINKLATEV, encoded by the coding sequence GTGGGAAATAAAAGCGCTTTAGTACTTGGAGCTAGTGGCCTGGTGGGTCAGGATTTAACAAAAATACTTATAGATTCATCAGAGTATAAGGAAGTTACCCTATTAGTACGAAAAAAACTAAATATAAATAGTGAAAAAATTCAGCAAGAAATAGTGGATTTTAACAACTTGGAAAAATATCATTCACTCTTTGATGTGGATAGTGTGTTTTGTTGTCTCGGCACAACAATTAAAATAGCAAAAACAAAAGAAAATTTCAAAAAGGTTGATTTAGAATATCCAATGGCTAGTGCTCAAATTACAAAAGGGGCAGGAAAAGGTAGGTTCTTTGTTATTTCTGCATTTGGTTCTAATGAAAAGTCTAAAATTTTTTATAACAGTGTAAAAGGGACATTAGAAAGAAAGTTAAAAGATATGAACTTGGATACCCTTCACATATTTAGGCCATCAATTCTTATGGGAGATAGAAAAGATTTTAGGTTGGGGGAAAGAATTACACTAGCTTTATGCAAAATACTACCCTTTGTTTTTATTGGCAACCTTAAAAAATACAAGCCTACAAAAACAAAAGATTTGGCTTTAGCAATGTACAAAGCTTCATTAAATGTACATCAGGGCAATTATGTACATGAACCAGAAGAAATAAATAAATTAGCAACTGAAGTTTAG
- a CDS encoding PilN domain-containing protein has translation MKDFNFFAPYTGSRKGFKKEYLYAVVLYIGLILFITFTYAFNYFKISKLNSEIVDIKQNLNSKENIVKLKEIENEEKKLAIMNQYYGIVVNISDDINNSDFVGSKVIDKINSCVPEGVYFKVMTLDASGVKLQAEGKDRETVAVFERALRNLDIVKEVHIDSINSSSKENENLTFSINCTLKDVDNYESN, from the coding sequence ATGAAGGATTTTAACTTTTTTGCTCCTTATACGGGAAGTAGAAAAGGTTTTAAAAAAGAATATTTATATGCTGTTGTATTATATATAGGTTTAATCTTATTCATAACTTTTACTTATGCCTTTAATTATTTTAAAATAAGTAAACTAAATTCAGAAATAGTGGATATAAAGCAAAATTTAAATTCGAAAGAAAATATTGTTAAGTTAAAAGAAATAGAAAATGAAGAAAAGAAGTTAGCTATAATGAATCAGTACTATGGTATAGTGGTAAATATTAGTGATGACATAAATAATAGTGATTTTGTAGGTAGTAAAGTAATAGATAAAATAAATTCCTGCGTTCCTGAAGGTGTGTATTTTAAAGTGATGACATTAGATGCTAGTGGGGTGAAACTTCAAGCTGAAGGAAAAGATAGAGAGACAGTAGCAGTATTTGAACGGGCTTTAAGAAACTTAGATATTGTAAAAGAGGTTCATATTGATAGCATAAATTCATCATCTAAAGAAAATGAAAACCTTACTTTTAGTATAAATTGTACTTTAAAGGACGTTGATAATTATGAAAGTAACTAA
- a CDS encoding prepilin-type N-terminal cleavage/methylation domain-containing protein, producing the protein MIKYKKYLKNKKGFTLIEVILSIALLGIISIAFLTMFTSGIVGITNSGKKSVSHYTAQNQIESNINDLANLPSNVVTSTKSITLTFPGNTGIVISGRQVDVTYTYGSRSKILTTFTTN; encoded by the coding sequence ATGATTAAATATAAAAAATATTTAAAAAATAAAAAAGGCTTCACATTAATAGAAGTTATTCTGTCCATAGCGCTACTGGGGATAATAAGTATAGCTTTTCTGACAATGTTCACAAGTGGCATAGTTGGAATTACAAACTCAGGGAAAAAAAGTGTTTCTCATTATACCGCACAAAATCAAATAGAAAGTAACATTAATGATTTAGCAAATTTACCTAGCAATGTAGTAACCTCAACTAAAAGTATTACTTTGACCTTCCCGGGAAATACCGGCATTGTAATAAGTGGACGTCAGGTTGATGTAACTTATACTTATGGTAGTAGATCTAAAATATTAACCACCTTTACTACCAACTAA
- a CDS encoding DNA polymerase thumb domain-containing protein produces MSALIFHIDVNSAYLSWEATYRLQQGEKIDLREIPSVVGGDEESRHGIVLTKSIPAKKFNIQTGETLYNARSKCPSIVIVPPRYWLYMKCSLAMNQIFQEYTPQIQRFSIDESFLDFSNMEHLYPDYMGLAETIKERIKKELGFTVNIGISNNKLLAKVASDFKKPDRIHTLFPPEIKQKMWPLPVEDLFMVGRATAPKLHNLNINTIGDLANYDLEILKNKFKSHGGVIYNYANGIDRSEVRKSNYIEIKGIGNSTTIAFDVEDSDTAHKVLLSLCETVAMRLRNSQNCCNVVSVSIRGSDLISYSRQKKIQVATDSTRKIYEVACYLFDNVWKGNHIRHLGVHITDFCSNDFYQCCLLDAFDYDKDSKLNKAVDEIRLKYGDKAIRRSCFLHSGLSAMCGGIGEEDYPLMSAML; encoded by the coding sequence ATGAGCGCATTAATTTTTCATATCGATGTTAACAGTGCCTATTTATCTTGGGAAGCCACTTACAGGCTTCAACAGGGAGAAAAAATAGACTTAAGAGAAATACCATCTGTAGTAGGTGGAGATGAGGAAAGTAGGCATGGCATTGTTTTAACCAAATCAATACCTGCTAAAAAGTTTAATATCCAAACAGGGGAAACACTATATAACGCTAGGTCAAAATGTCCCAGTATAGTAATTGTACCACCTAGATACTGGCTATACATGAAATGCAGCTTAGCCATGAACCAAATATTTCAAGAATATACTCCGCAAATTCAAAGATTTAGTATAGACGAAAGTTTTCTAGATTTTTCTAACATGGAGCATTTGTATCCAGACTATATGGGACTTGCTGAGACTATAAAAGAGAGAATAAAAAAGGAACTTGGATTTACGGTAAATATTGGAATATCAAATAACAAGCTTTTGGCAAAAGTAGCTTCGGATTTTAAAAAACCAGATAGAATACACACCTTATTTCCTCCAGAAATAAAACAAAAGATGTGGCCGTTACCTGTTGAAGATTTGTTTATGGTAGGTAGAGCTACGGCACCCAAATTGCACAATTTAAATATTAATACTATTGGAGATTTAGCAAATTATGATTTGGAAATTTTAAAGAATAAATTTAAGAGTCATGGGGGAGTAATTTATAATTATGCAAATGGTATAGATAGGTCTGAGGTTAGAAAGAGTAATTACATTGAAATCAAAGGCATAGGAAATTCTACAACTATAGCTTTTGATGTGGAAGATAGTGATACAGCGCATAAAGTACTATTATCTTTGTGTGAAACAGTGGCTATGCGTCTTAGGAATTCTCAGAACTGTTGCAATGTGGTTTCTGTGAGTATAAGAGGAAGTGACTTAATTTCTTATTCCCGTCAAAAAAAAATACAAGTAGCTACAGACTCTACTCGTAAAATATATGAGGTAGCCTGTTATCTATTTGATAATGTCTGGAAGGGCAACCACATAAGGCACCTAGGGGTCCATATTACTGACTTTTGTAGTAATGATTTTTATCAGTGCTGCTTACTTGACGCATTTGATTATGATAAAGATAGTAAGCTTAATAAAGCAGTGGATGAAATTAGGCTAAAGTATGGTGATAAAGCTATACGTCGGTCTTGTTTTCTTCATTCAGGTCTAAGTGCTATGTGTGGAGGCATAGGGGAAGAAGATTATCCACTTATGAGTGCAATGTTATAA
- a CDS encoding GspE/PulE family protein, translated as MKSMAKKRLGDLLVEARKISPEQLRKVLIKQQGTAKRIGELLIEDGTLSEEDILEVLEQQLSIKRVHLDMQDIEQKFVQVIPESISKKYNLVAFGMEDNILKVAMSDPLNIFAIDDVKISSSFDVEIYIATTKDIKDTINKYYANQNAKKAAEDLSKAQGTNEDKEENKAQLDDIKSAPAVRLVDSIISDAIKLRASDIHIEPFENAIKIRYRIDGTLKEIAKYNKDIFNAFITRIKILAELNIAEKRIPQDGRILTVVDDKKVDLRVSTLPTIHGEKIVIRVLDRENFLVGKEKLGMNEDDLEKVERIIKNPYGIILVTGPTGSGKSTTLYTLLSELNDNSKNIITVEDPVEYVVDGINQVNVNVKAGLTFASGLRSILRQDPDVVMIGEIRDNETAEIATRASITGHIVLSTIHTNDAPSAIVRLIDMDIQPYLVASAIAGIISQRLVKKICPMCSEIYIATDFDKEILGIHKAEELLLHKGKGCGHCNNSGYTGRIGVYEIMEVTRKHREYIMRNASVDEIRDICIENGMKTLKTSCTELVLKGMTTIQELVKIAYLKE; from the coding sequence ATGAAGAGTATGGCGAAAAAAAGATTGGGAGATTTACTAGTTGAAGCTAGAAAGATATCTCCAGAGCAACTTAGAAAAGTGCTAATAAAACAGCAAGGCACTGCGAAAAGGATAGGAGAACTTCTTATTGAAGATGGTACTTTAAGTGAAGAAGATATTTTAGAAGTTCTAGAGCAACAACTATCTATAAAAAGAGTGCATCTAGATATGCAAGATATTGAGCAAAAATTTGTTCAAGTAATTCCAGAAAGTATTTCAAAAAAATATAACTTAGTTGCTTTTGGTATGGAGGACAATATATTAAAGGTTGCCATGTCTGACCCCTTAAATATATTTGCAATAGACGATGTTAAGATATCTTCAAGTTTCGATGTTGAAATATATATTGCAACAACAAAAGATATTAAAGATACAATTAATAAATATTATGCTAATCAAAATGCGAAGAAAGCTGCTGAGGATTTATCAAAAGCTCAAGGAACAAATGAAGATAAGGAAGAAAATAAAGCACAATTAGATGATATAAAAAGTGCTCCAGCGGTGAGACTTGTCGATTCTATAATAAGTGATGCAATAAAACTGAGAGCTAGTGATATCCATATAGAACCTTTTGAAAATGCGATAAAGATAAGATATAGAATAGATGGTACTTTGAAAGAGATAGCTAAATATAATAAAGATATATTTAATGCTTTTATAACTCGTATAAAAATACTTGCAGAATTAAATATTGCAGAGAAGCGAATTCCACAGGACGGCAGAATTTTAACAGTTGTAGATGATAAGAAGGTAGACCTACGGGTATCCACTTTACCAACAATTCACGGTGAAAAGATTGTTATCCGGGTACTAGATAGAGAAAATTTCTTAGTAGGTAAAGAAAAACTAGGCATGAATGAAGATGATTTAGAAAAAGTAGAAAGAATAATTAAAAATCCATACGGTATAATTCTGGTTACAGGACCTACAGGTAGTGGAAAATCCACTACACTATATACTTTATTAAGCGAACTTAATGATAATAGTAAAAACATCATAACAGTGGAAGACCCCGTAGAGTACGTAGTAGATGGAATAAATCAAGTAAATGTAAATGTAAAAGCAGGACTAACTTTTGCATCTGGCTTAAGGTCAATTTTAAGACAAGACCCTGATGTTGTTATGATAGGTGAAATAAGGGACAATGAAACAGCAGAAATAGCTACCAGAGCATCTATAACGGGCCATATAGTTCTAAGTACAATTCACACAAACGATGCGCCTTCAGCCATTGTAAGGCTTATAGATATGGATATACAACCCTACCTAGTAGCTAGTGCCATAGCAGGAATTATATCTCAAAGACTTGTAAAAAAAATATGTCCAATGTGTAGTGAAATTTACATAGCAACTGATTTTGATAAAGAAATCCTTGGCATTCACAAAGCAGAAGAATTATTGCTTCACAAAGGCAAAGGCTGTGGACACTGCAACAACAGTGGATATACAGGAAGAATAGGTGTATACGAAATAATGGAAGTAACTCGTAAACACAGGGAATACATCATGCGTAATGCTAGTGTAGATGAAATAAGAGATATATGCATAGAAAATGGAATGAAGACACTAAAAACATCCTGTACTGAGTTAGTGTTGAAGGGGATGACAACCATTCAAGAACTGGTTAAGATAGCATATTTGAAGGAATAA
- a CDS encoding DJ-1/PfpI family protein produces MKNIIFVVSEVGYTWEEVIVPYMEFKKYGYHVDFSTITGGKPKVDPLSIVVRPIINKIGFGISKSLSTNSEIGNELQEKLNKSISIDVINCNNYEGIFLAGGHGSLFDMNKNKKLHKVILEFYKRDKKIMSICHAASTLAFVNINGVSLIQDKKVTGFPTFQEHAILKFKMIHSSFLPLPIWTGKELNKYSKKRNIGIKIWEVLNSNYAVRDGNIITGVGPKAGKNIVRKMVEKE; encoded by the coding sequence ATGAAAAATATAATATTTGTAGTGAGTGAAGTGGGATATACCTGGGAGGAAGTTATAGTTCCTTACATGGAATTTAAAAAATATGGATACCATGTAGATTTTTCTACCATAACTGGTGGAAAACCAAAGGTGGATCCTTTAAGTATAGTAGTTCGACCAATTATCAATAAAATTGGTTTTGGAATATCTAAAAGTCTATCAACTAATTCTGAAATAGGAAATGAGTTACAAGAGAAATTAAATAAATCCATATCAATTGATGTTATCAATTGTAACAATTATGAAGGAATATTTTTAGCCGGTGGGCATGGTTCTTTATTTGATATGAATAAGAATAAGAAACTGCATAAGGTTATTCTAGAATTTTACAAAAGGGACAAAAAAATTATGTCCATATGTCATGCAGCCTCAACTTTAGCCTTTGTAAATATAAATGGCGTGTCATTGATTCAAGATAAAAAAGTCACAGGGTTTCCAACTTTTCAGGAGCATGCTATATTAAAATTCAAAATGATCCACTCTAGTTTTCTACCTCTACCAATATGGACAGGAAAAGAATTAAATAAATACTCTAAGAAAAGAAATATAGGTATTAAAATATGGGAAGTGCTTAACTCAAATTATGCAGTAAGAGATGGCAATATAATAACAGGGGTAGGACCGAAGGCTGGTAAAAATATTGTAAGAAAAATGGTTGAGAAAGAATAG
- a CDS encoding type II secretion system protein encodes MKMDLMKKKKRKGFTLIELIVVIAILGILAAIAIPRFSGFTDKAKTAADHQYGVLIGNAITTLLAEGQIKGDSTNHTTVVTVSAVAGNTGSFAATSGGVAGTGAVLGANDSRVTNLVANKKTAGTTTILVTVSDEGVVSVTP; translated from the coding sequence ATGAAAATGGATTTAATGAAGAAAAAGAAGAGGAAAGGATTTACTCTAATTGAACTTATTGTGGTTATTGCGATTTTGGGGATATTGGCTGCAATTGCTATTCCTAGATTTTCAGGTTTTACAGACAAAGCAAAGACAGCCGCTGATCATCAATATGGTGTTTTAATTGGGAATGCGATTACTACTTTATTGGCTGAAGGGCAGATAAAAGGTGATAGTACAAATCATACAACTGTAGTTACCGTGTCTGCTGTAGCCGGTAATACGGGTTCGTTTGCTGCTACTTCTGGAGGAGTTGCAGGAACAGGTGCAGTATTAGGAGCTAATGATTCTAGAGTGACTAATCTTGTAGCGAATAAAAAGACAGCTGGGACTACAACTATACTTGTTACGGTATCTGATGAAGGGGTAGTATCTGTAACTCCATAA
- a CDS encoding ArsR/SmtB family transcription factor produces MPNKEKSLKVMMIFKECIPLFSVLSDEKRQEIVLILSETPEGLNVNAITEKIALSRPAVSHHLKILKQAGIVDVMKKGIENYYFLTLKESVENLKKLIRTVEENCELK; encoded by the coding sequence ATGCCTAACAAAGAAAAAAGTTTAAAAGTAATGATGATATTTAAAGAGTGTATTCCATTATTCTCGGTCTTATCTGATGAAAAAAGACAAGAAATAGTTCTCATTTTATCTGAAACACCAGAAGGGTTAAATGTAAATGCTATAACAGAAAAAATTGCATTATCAAGACCAGCAGTTTCCCACCATCTTAAGATTTTGAAACAAGCTGGAATAGTGGATGTAATGAAAAAGGGAATAGAAAACTACTATTTTTTAACTCTAAAGGAATCTGTAGAAAATCTAAAGAAACTAATAAGGACTGTTGAAGAAAATTGCGAATTAAAATAA
- the pilM gene encoding pilus assembly protein PilM has product MFNSKVLSLDIGSKNTKIVLGIQSKKNVIIERVITMITPVGCYHDGSILDITKFKSEILDVLQEENIKCKSIIITTKSTLIITRDIDTPVAKKEDMDSIIKFQMEKYLPIRFDDYVMQYKVLEEFEEVGVKKAKVTVVVYPKTMADGYYNLIKGLKGNAVALDISSNSINKLFIEDIKVNNENYSLEDTVAVIDLGYDFINVNIIKGGNVQFTRIITYGGAHIDIDIAKQLSISEGEAEVQKMECCNLEVDSLSDIQSSMVNDIAKTQVRNWIHEIERLLNYYKNKEQGNKVDKIYIYGGSSSLKGIEMFIKEALNLPVIKIQSLSNVNCSKINASNVHKSKLDIFKVDSSKVDVELSNYLNAIGAIIRLR; this is encoded by the coding sequence ATGTTCAACTCAAAAGTCTTATCCCTAGACATAGGTTCAAAAAACACAAAAATAGTTCTAGGAATTCAAAGTAAAAAAAATGTAATCATTGAAAGAGTCATCACTATGATTACTCCAGTAGGTTGCTATCATGATGGAAGTATTTTAGATATAACTAAATTTAAAAGTGAAATTTTAGATGTGCTGCAAGAAGAAAATATAAAATGTAAAAGTATTATTATCACGACAAAAAGCACATTAATTATAACTAGAGACATTGATACTCCAGTAGCTAAAAAGGAAGATATGGACTCTATAATTAAGTTTCAAATGGAAAAATATTTACCAATTAGGTTTGATGATTATGTAATGCAATATAAAGTATTAGAAGAGTTTGAAGAGGTTGGTGTAAAAAAAGCAAAGGTTACAGTGGTAGTTTATCCTAAAACCATGGCAGATGGATATTATAATTTAATAAAGGGATTAAAGGGCAATGCAGTTGCATTAGATATTAGTTCAAATAGTATTAATAAGTTATTTATTGAAGATATAAAAGTTAACAATGAAAATTACAGTTTAGAAGATACTGTTGCAGTTATAGATTTGGGATATGATTTCATAAATGTGAATATTATCAAAGGTGGGAATGTGCAGTTTACTAGAATTATCACTTATGGTGGTGCTCATATAGATATAGATATTGCTAAGCAATTATCTATTTCAGAAGGAGAAGCAGAAGTGCAAAAGATGGAATGTTGTAATTTAGAAGTAGATTCTCTAAGTGATATACAGAGTTCAATGGTAAACGATATTGCAAAAACACAAGTACGGAATTGGATTCACGAAATAGAAAGATTGCTTAATTATTATAAAAATAAAGAACAAGGAAATAAAGTAGACAAGATATATATTTATGGAGGAAGTTCAAGTCTTAAAGGTATAGAAATGTTTATAAAAGAAGCACTGAACTTACCTGTTATTAAAATACAGAGCTTAAGTAATGTAAACTGTTCTAAAATAAATGCATCTAACGTACACAAATCTAAACTAGATATATTTAAAGTAGATTCATCTAAAGTAGATGTAGAATTAAGCAATTATTTAAACGCTATAGGAGCCATAATAAGACTGAGGTAG